Proteins co-encoded in one Gossypium arboreum isolate Shixiya-1 chromosome 11, ASM2569848v2, whole genome shotgun sequence genomic window:
- the LOC108472663 gene encoding protein ASYMMETRIC LEAVES 2, with product MASSSSSSSNSPCAACKFLRRKCQPECVFAPYFPPDQPQKFVNVHKVFGASNVTKLLNELHPSQREDAVNSLAYEADMRLRDPVYGCVGVISLLQHQLRQLQMDLSCAKSELSKYQSLGITGHAGLIAAAAAATATTHQNLGINLIGNGGGGGGGGREHHFHHHQFFPRDHHHHHQQQMLMSFDASSNCDANLLAMNVSSGIGQLSQFQSPRAAAGDDRRTIHPS from the coding sequence ATGGCTTCATCGTCTTCATCGTCGTCGAATTCTCCGTGTGCGGCTTGTAAGTTTTTAAGGCGGAAATGTCAGCCGGAGTGTGTTTTCGCGCCGTATTTTCCTCCAGACCAGCCACAAAAGTTCGTGAATGTTCACAAGGTGTTCGGTGCTAGCAACGTTACGAAGCTACTCAACGAGCTGCACCCGTCGCAACGGGAGGACGCGGTTAATTCGCTGGCGTATGAGGCGGATATGCGGTTGAGGGACCCCGTTTACGGTTGCGTTGGGGTTATATCCCTCCTCCAGCACCAACTCCGGCAACTGCAAATGGATCTCAGCTGTGCTAAGTCGGAACTCTCAAAGTACCAGAGCTTGGGTATAACGGGACACGCTGGTCTCATAGCGGCAGCAGCGGCTGCTACGGCTACGACCCATCAGAACTTAGGGATCAATCTGATCGGTAACGGTGGCGGTGGTGGAGGAGGAGGACGGGAACATCATTTCCACCACCATCAATTCTTCCCCAGGGATCATCACCATCACCATCAACAACAGATGTTAATGAGCTTCGATGCTAGCAGTAACTGCGACGCAAATCTCCTCGCCATGAACGTCTCTTCAGGGATAGGTCAACTCAGTCAGTTCCAATCACCTCGTGCTGCTGCCGGTGATGACCGCCGTACCATTCACCCCTCTTAG